The Methanomassiliicoccales archaeon genomic sequence TTGTACTCTCAAACCCTACAATACTCGCATCTGGTATTCTTGGTGAGACGGCTGGTTGCATCAATGCTGTGGCAAAATCTGGTGTTGGTGCCATTGTAACGAAGTCGATTGGTAGTGTACCAAAAGAGGGTTATCCAAATCCAACTGTAGTCGAGCTCGAGTTCGGTTATATTAACGCAATGGGCTTGCCAAATCCAGGCATCGATGAATTCGAAAAGGAGATAATAGATTCAATCAGTTGTGGCGTCCCGATTATTGGTAGCATTTTTGCATCGGACGAAACGGAATTCACTTATCTGGGCAAAAGAATGGAAAAAATAGGTGTTGCAGCGCTTGAGCTCAATCTAAGTTGTCCTCATGCAAAGGGCTATGGGATGGAGATTGGGATCGACCCAGAAATCGTAAGAAAAATCGTCTCGAAAATCAAAGATGAAATTCGGATCCCCGTTTTCGCAAAATTGACACCCAATACACATCGATTGATTGATGTTGCAAAGGCTGTGGAGGAAGCTGGTGGTGACGGCGTCGTCGCTATCAACACTGTCAAAGCTATGTCGATTTCAATCGATCTTAAGCGACCTGTCCTTGCAAACAGATATGGAGGGTTGTCTGGACCGGCTATTAGGCCAATTGGCATTAGATGTGTCTACGAGCTTTACGAGGCACTCAATATTCCTATCATAGGGGTCGGAGGGATAGTGACTTGGAAGGATGCGGTGGAATATCTTATGGCAGGGGCGACCGCATTGCAGATTGGTAGTGCTGTTCAAAAAAAGGGTTTGAGGGTTTTCAAGGACATAAACAATGGTCTGAGAAAATTCTTAGAAAGAGAGGGATACAGTGCGGTTAACGAAATCGTGGGGGTCGCGCATGAGCTTCCCTGAAGCGGTCACTATAAAAGAAGTCGTGACGGAAGCTGATGGCGTTAAGACATTGAGGTTCTCTCTAAAAAGAAAATGTCTACCTGGCCAGTTCCTCATGATCTGGATTCCAGGTATTGACGAGATTCCCATGTCGCTTTCTTATATAGACAACCTTAAAGGTATTACTGTTAGGGAGGTGGGCGAGGCGACGAGGGCGCTATGCTCGCTTCGCCCTGGTGATCTGCTAGGCGTACGAGGCCCTTATGGCAGAGGTTTTTCACTCAGCAAAGGACGAGTTCTATGCGTCGGTGGGGGAAATGGAATTGCGCCGCTAATGCCTGCCGCGGAGGCGTTGAGAAGAGACTCGGTGGATTTCGCAATCGGTGCAAAAACTGAAACAGAACTGGTCTTTGTGGAAAGAGCGAAGAAATGCTCCAATTATGTTGCTATTTCAACAGATGATGGGACGAAGGGACTTAGGGGAACGGTTGTCGAACTGGCCGCAAAGATGCTGAATAAAGAGAAGTATGATATGATGCTGGCATGCGGTCCTGAGCCGATGCTCTCTCAATTATTCGATCTCTGCAAGAAACACGACATTGATTGCCAGTTTTCACTAGAAAGGTTCATGAAATGTGGCATTGGGATATGCGGATCGTGCGCGATTGACGGCAAGAGAGTATGCAAGGAAGGCCCAGTTTTTTCCAGAAGAGAACTCGAATCACTCATTGAATTTGGCAAGTTCAGAAGGGATGCATCAGGAATGCGAATCACATTTTGACTTCATTTAAGACCTTTTCGACTAATTGAGCAAACTCAGCATCCGTGACGCGACCTTTCTGTTCCCCAATCATTTTGACGAGCTGAAGGATTCTTTGAATCTGTTCATTAGTAGCATTGATATTCATTTCTTCTAGGCGCTTTTTCACAAACGTCATCCCGGTATGCTTGCCCATGAGAAGGCGTCTTCGATTTCCGACGGCTTCTGGAGGGATACACTCATAAGTCATAGGGCAATTGAGAATCGCAGCGACGTGAATCCCAGATTCATGTGCAAAGGCATTTTCGCCGACGAGGGGATGGTGTGGAGAAAGCTGGCATTTTGAAAACCTCGCGACGGTATCTGATAGTTCCTTCAGCCGTGTGCAGTCGATACCGAGATCACAACCGTAAATGAATTTCATGACTGATACGAACTGTTCGAGCGGAACATTACCCGATCTTTCACCAATTCCATTCACAGTCGTTGTCACAGCCGACGCCCCAGCTTTAACAGCAGCGATCGCATTTGCAAGCGCGAGGCCGAAATCGTTGTGGAGATGAATCGAGATAGGTTTCTTAACGTTAGAAGCAACGGAAGACACGACGAAGGAAACAGCCTCTGGCGAAGCGCATCCAACGGTGTCCGTAATACCCAATCTTGAAGCACCCGCTTCCTCAGCAGTCTTCATGAATTTGATCAAAAAATCGAGATCTGTTCTCATACTATCTTCGGAGCTAACGCTAGCCGGAACACCCCGTTCTCTGCAGTAATCTAGTGCATCCACCACCCTGCTCAGAACTTGTTCTTTATTCATCTTTAATTTATACTTGAGATGAAGATCTGAAGTTGCGATAAAAAGCAAAACAAGATCGACACCTGCATCGACCGCTGCGTCGATATCGCTTTTCAGGACTCGAGAGAGTGCTAGAATCTTTGCTCTCAGACCAAGTGAGGTAATCTCCTTGATAATTTGCTGCTCAGACTCAGATACTGCTGGGAATCCTGCCTCAATCTGCGGAACACGTGCATCATCGAGTAACCTTGCAATTGTAATTTTCTGTTCGGCGTTGAACGCGACGCCAGGCATTTGTTCTCCATCGCGCAGGGTCGAATCATAAACAATAATGTTGTTAAACCTTTGCTTGACATTGTATGGACTGAGTGCAATGAATTCTGTTTGCGAGGGCATACCTGGTACATTCCTAGAAGGCAATATGTAGTTTTTGAAAATACTGAGGGCGGACTGCGGTTCCTCTCAAATGAATTTGGGATAGGTCTCAAGACTGTTCATATCTAATAACTATTCAGAAGATTATTTGGTATCACGATCTATTTCTTTGTTTTCCTGAGCCGCAAGAAGCGCCATGAGTGCGCTTTTAACCTCCTCAATTGTAGTGCCCCAAGGGACAGCCACCACATGATTCTTCAGTTCATAACCTGATTTTACCTTGCAACATTTTACAATTGTCGGTGTCCCGTCGGGGTGCACATGACTCCGAGGGCATATATCAATAAATTCCACTTCCCCCTTGTACAAAGATTTGAAGATCCTTCTCGAAAGATCGCAGCCAATGAGCGTTGATTCAACACTTATTTCTGGCGCTTGATCGAGGAAATATACGACTTTATCGCAAGAGACCCCCGATGCTTTACATGGGAAGATTACGCCCTTTGTTTTCAACGAGGAGGCAATTGATTCCAGATCAATCTCAATGTGATTAGCTATTATTGGCGCGTTGATCAGACCCATCGAAATGATTCTCTCAACCATCACCGATAATTTCGATGGTCTAGGCGGCACCGTATCAATAACATTGATCCTGATAAACTGTTCATCTCTTACGAAAGAAATGTGATTGAACATTCCCTTAACAACCACAAGCTTTCCTTTGTATTGTTGGGAGAGTTTTGCCATTTGGGTGCGATTGATGACATCGATTGTGTGGTCTTCAATAAAAACCGTTTCATCAGGCAATGATAGAATTTCAAACGATTCTATGTTGCGAAAAAGCCCATTTCCGTTTTCCTTTTTTATGGAAATAACGGCGTACTGGTCTTGATTTTTCAAGATATAATACTTTGTTCTCGTGTATGCCTTTTTTCCCTTGACGACTTCTGCGATTTTACTAGGTGTCAACGGGAAATCCACATCACGAACGGAAACTTCTTTGCAATGCTCGGGCATCATCATTCCTAGGAATATGCTCATTGTTCAGATATTTTGCCATTCAAATCGCAGAACCGAGCGAACTCCATTGGTGGAACTCATTATGGAAGAAATTTGACCATAGCTCTCTTAACAAACCTCTTACTAACAGTTCGTCTAAACAAGATAGCTTTGCGCCATCTATTATGAACAAGTTTGTCTTAGGTTCCGCTGCAATCGAACAAATTCATCCCTGTCTTGGACGATCGGTTCAGAGATTTCTTTTCAATTCCATTATTGGCCATAAAATAGAAATATGGATTAACTGAATTACTTTGAAAACGCCGGGATGACAGAGCGGCCATGTGGCGGACTGCAGTCATTTTGCTGCAGAGATCCGCAGACTCGAGTTCAAATCTCGATCCCGGCTCCAGTACCTCAATCTTCACCGAACATCGCCATGAAAGTTAGCAACCTTGGAAGTTCGAAAGATTTTGGTTTTTATTCAATGAAAACCGTAATGTTCATCTTTACGACAATGCTATCTATCGATCATATATTAACGATGGTGAAACCAAATGATATATGACAACATTCTCGGCACAATCGGTCGAACACCGATCGTTAAATTACAGAATCTTATCGGAGAGGATTCTGCGGAAATTTACTGTAAACTCGAATCGTTCAACCCGATGTCTTCTGTTAAGGACAGAATTGCCTTGGCAATGATTGAAGACGCTGAGAAGTCAGGACGCCTGAAGAAAGGGATGACGGTTGTTGAGCCGACATCCGGCAATACCGGCATCGGCCTCGCGATGGTCTGCGCGGTCAAGGGCTACAGGCTCATCCTCACGATGCCAGAGTCGATGAGCATTGAAAGGAGAAAGTTACTGAAAGCGTTTGGTGCAGAATTGATTCTCACACCAGCAGAAGAAGGAATGAACGGGGCGGTAATTCGCGCCAAGGAAATTCTCAAGGAAAACGACAATTGCTTCATGCCCCAACAGTTCGAAAACCCGTCAAACCCAGAGGTTCATATGAAGACAACAGCCAGGGAAATATTGAACGATGTCCCAGATCTTGACGCATTTGTTGCTGGAGTCGGAACTGGTGGGACTATTACCGGCGTTGGGAAAGTGCTCAAATCAACTAAACCGAATGTGAAAATCGTCGCAGTCGAACCCTTTAGGTCTGCAGTACTGTCAGGTAGTAAACCGGGGCCGCATCAAATACAGGGAATAGGTGCTGGATTTATACCGAAAGTATTGGATTTGTCTGTCATAGATCGCATCATAACCGTGAAAGACGAAGAAGCAAAATCAATGGTGAGAGAGCTTGTTCGAAAGGAGGGGATATTTGCGGGTATTTCATCTGGAGCAGCACTACATGCTGCATTGAAGATCGGCAGGGAATTAGGTCCGAGAAAAAAAGTAGTGGTCATCCTTCCAGACACGGGAGAAAGATATTTGAGTACTGATATGTTTTCCGAGTGAGCGCGTATACATGAGCTGGAAAGACGACGTTTATACAGTCCTTGAGCGCGATCCCGCACCGAAGTCGTTCAAGGAAGCCCTTTTATTTAGTCCAGGGCTTCATGCAATCCTCCTTCATCGAATCTCGCACAGATTGTACCTCAAAGGCCAGTATCTTCTGGCTAGAGCTATCAACTATTTCGCGCGGATTTTAACGGGTGCTGATATCCATCCAGGCGCGAAGATCGGTAAAGGCTTCTTTATCGATCATGCGACTGGAGTAGTGATCGGCGAGACTGCTGAGATCGGCGATAATGTGTGCATCTTTCAAGGTGTAACGCTTGGCGGGGTGAGCACTGAAAAGGGAAAAAGGCATCCTACAATCGGCAACAACGTCGTAATCGGTGCGAACGCTACCATCCTTGGTAATATAAAGATCGGTGATAATGTCAAGATAGGCGCTGGGTCTGTTGTTGTTAAGGATGTACCGCCGAATTCAACGGTTGTTGGCGTGCCTGGCAAAGTGGTCAAGAAGGACGGTATGACAAAAATCGATTTGAGACATGATTTGTTACCAGATCCTGTTGTCGATGCATTTATGAACATTTCAAACAGCATCGCAGAGTTGGAGCATAGAGTTGCCGAATTGGAGAGATTGGTAAGAAAAGAAAAATAATGGCGAATCCCATCGCGATTCGAGGCAGAGAATCATGGCTTTAAAGGTTTTTAATACACTGACAAAGAGGAAGGAGGAATTCGTTCCGATCGAAGACAATAAGGTCAAAATGTACGTCTGCGGCGTGACTGTATATGATGATCTCCATATGGGCCACGCAAGGCATATCATCGTGTTCGATATGATTGTAAGATATCTGAGATATCGCGGCTACCAGGTGACCCATGTGACTAATTTTACTGATGTCGATGACAAAATCATCAACCGAGCTAAGGAGCTCGGAATCCAGCCGCTCCAGCTGTCTAATATGTATATCGAACGGTATTTCAAGGAGATCGAAATGCTCGGCGTAAAGAAGGCCGATTTCTATCCACGTGCAAGTGAGTTCATACCACAAATAATTGATATGATACAGAGAATCGAGAACGCTGGTTATGCATATAGGACAGATGATGGTAGCGTTTACTTCAGCATGGACAGAATTAAGGAGTACGGAATCCTTTCGGGCGCAAAACCAGAGGAACTTTTGGCTGGTGCACGGATCACTATCGATGAGATGAAGCGCAACCCCGCTGACTTCGCCTTGTGGAAGGGGGCTAAGCCCGGTGAAATCTCATGGCCGAGTCCATGGGGCCACGGCAGACCTGGTTGGCACATCGAGTGCTCAGCCATGTGTCTGAATCTGCTTGGGGAAATGATCGACATTCATGGTGGTGGCAACGACCTGATTTTTCCACACCACGAAAATGAGATTCTCCAATCAAAGGTCGTAACGGGGAAAATCCCAGCAAAGTACTGGTTGCATAATGGAATGTTACAGGTTCAAGAGGAAAAGATGTCAAAGTCGCTCAAGAATTTTTTTACTGTAAAGCAAGTACTTGAAAATCATACGAAAGAAGAGATCCGCTTCTTCATCCTAAATACGCATTACAGAGGTCCCTTATCTTATAGCGATTCGGCTCTAAAAGAGGCTGCTGCGAGTTTGAAAAGATTACACAATGCATATGCTGAGCTGAAATCGGTAGTCGGGACTTTGAAGGGAGATAATGACGCTCGGGAACTGATCTCTAGCGCAAAGGAGAATTTCATAAGGCAAATGGATGATGATTTCAATACTCGTGGCGCAATCGCGGTCCTATTTGATTTCATTAGAGAGGTCAACAAACTACTTTCGGATGGCTCGTTAAGCAATGAAGGGGCAAGTAATGCGATTTCTTTTCTGGAAGAAGTTGATGAGGTTCTTGGAATCTTGCCAAGAATTCCAGTTGCTAAGGAATCAACCGATGATCTGATCCAGATCCTCATTGATGTGCGCCAGGAACTTAGAAAGAGAAAGATCTTCGACTTGGCAGACATGATAAGAGAGAGATTGACAGAAAAAGGGATCAAGTTAGAGGATACAGGTGAGGGGGTTAAGTGGAAACGCGTTTGAATGAACTCGCGATGAAAAAAGCGATACTGATCACCGGCGGGGCTGTGAAGGTTCCACACGATCTCGAGCTTCCGTTTCGCTTGAGCAGGTCGACTGCTGGACCGGGTGCAGGCACACTTGCGCTCGTCTTGTCATTTCAGGGGTTAAGAGTTAAAAAAGCAATCTCAAGAGATCAGGGCGAATTTGAGCTCACTCGGAAGGATGGCAAGTTCGCACTCACAAGAAATGGGGAACCTTTCCTCGACTCTGTCGAGATCCAACCAACACTATATCATTCACCTGAGCAGGCATTCTTTAATATTGAAACTTCTTGCATCTACGACTGCAAATTCTGTGTATCGAAGAAACTCGACCCCCGTATTGTGAAATGCCTTGACCCAGAAAAAATCGTAGAAATGATTATTAACGCCTCAAGGCGCCACGATTTCAAGGCGGTTGCATTGACAAGTGCTGTCGTCGGATCACCGAGCGAGACCGTAGAGAAGATGGCCTACATTGTTTCACGAGTAAGGGAGCAACTCGATCCTGAAATTCCAATCGGAGTGGAGCCATATGTGGATAGCTATGAACAAATCGAAATGCTCAAGGCCGCAGGCGCAGACGAAATCAAGATCAACATCGAAACGTTTGATAGGGATATATTCAAAAAGGTCTGCAATAAGCTTGAATTTGACACGATAATTCGTATGATACGATACGCGGTTAGGATTTTCGGAACCGGTAAAGTCTGCTCCAATATCATTGTTGGATTGGGAGAGACTGATGAAAACGTCCTCGAGGGTGTGGAACATTTGGCAAAGCTCGGATGCGTTGCAACGATAAGACCTCTAAAGATTAACGATTTGAATAGGAACGAATTGGAGGAGGCCCTTGGCTATCCTTTAAGACCAGTATCACCAGAAAGGCTTGTCCGACTTGCAAGTGAACAGAAGATGATCCTTGAATTATACCAGCTTTCGACTTTGAGCTTCAAAACGATGTGTCACGCGTGCACGTGTTGCGACATCGTTCCATTTCGGGACCTCTGAAGCACGGTGAACCAATACAGTATCGAATCATCGAGCAAATGGAGCTAATATTTTTAGGGAATCCGAAAATTTCAATATAGTTAAAACGATATCAATCTCGATGCTGAGCAGAAAAATTGAGGAATATCTCGAGTGTATTTATGAGATTACGAGAGGCGGGAAACCAGCTAAGACGAATCATATCGCAAAGTGTATGAAGGTCTCGCCAGCATCCGTCACAGAGATGCTACGAAGACTTGCTGATGAGGGTTACATTGACTACGAAAAATACCGGGGGGCTTCTCTCACCGATAAGGGCATGAATGTTGCCCTAAAAATCAAGAGAAAACACCGCCTCCTCGAATCGTTCCTCGTCAGGATTCTGGGCATGAAAAGGGAAGAGAGCCATGCAGAAGCTTGCAGGCTTGAACACATGCTCTCGGATGAATCAGAAAAGAGGATATGCCAGATGATGAATAATCCTCAATTCTGCCCGGATGGGGAGCCAATCCCTAGGTGCGAGGAGGAATGTAAGCTCTGCACAAGTGATCCTTCATTACCGCTCACAGAGCTAGACATCGGAGAAACGGGCATCATTTCCCATCTCAGTTGTGACGAGAATCCATCAAAAATCAGACGGCTCATATCCATGGGATTCGTGCCTGGGAGGACCCTAATTCTAGAAGAGGGGGTTCCTGCTGGAGGTCCGCTTATTGTGAAGCTTGGCGAAAGCCGCATCGCCGTCGGACGGGAATATGCATCACTTGTGCATGTCAAAAGGTGCGACTAATGCATGTCGCGTTGATAGGCAACCCAAATGTCGGAAAGTCTGTACTTTTCAGTCGGATCACAGGGATCGGTGTCATCTCTTCAAATTATCCCGGAACAACGGTTGAATTTGAAGAAGGACGGATTACCTATCGCGGCGAAACTATCGTTTTTTATGATCTTCCAGGGACTTATTCTTTATCAGGAACATCTGAGGATGAATTAGTTGCAACCAAGCTCCTCGCTGAAAAGAAATTAGATGTTGTCGTTGCTGTTGCGGATGCGACTAGGCTGGTACAGAGTCTCGTCTTAATCTTTCAACTAATTGAACTTGGATATCGCGTTGTTGTCGCGCTGAATTTCATGGACATAGCACGCAGACGTTATCGCATAGACGTCGAAAAACTTGCTAACATTCTCGAGATTCCAGTGGTGCCAACGGTTGCAATCACGGGTGAAGGTGTTGATGAGCTAATCGGAATTATCGCCGAACGCGAGTTTTCAAGGTCGGGTTTCGTGGTAAGATACGACGCTCATATTGAAAACATCATTGAGAAACTGAGCGGCGATGTAGTAGAATGGCAACAACCTTTCCCATTACGAGGAGCGTTGTTGAAACTACTGGAAGGAAACGAGCAATTTGCACAGCTGTTCACACGCCAAATTAGAGAAAATGCGGAGGAGTTCAGAAAAAAATTCAACGAGGAACATCACGAGAGCATTGATGTCCATATTGCTCGCGATCGATACGGCGAGGCTGGAAGAATTGTATCTGAGGTCACGGGGAAACTTGAAACACACGAATCGCTTGGCGACAGGATCTCACGATTGACGCTAACCCCTTTGTCAGGAATTGCAATTTTGCTCTCCATTCTCGCACTCGTCTTTTTCACAATCGTCTACATAGGAGGTGCAATTGAATCAGGCCTTGGAGATGCATACCAGTACATCGTAGGCGGTTTTTTTGACAGACTTGCTGAGTTAATTGGTGGCAACGCTGGCGTAGCTATATCAAGGGGTATTGATCTCAGTCTGCAAGCGATCCTTTCGATCGTGATACCGTACATACTCGTTTTCTACCTTATACTAGGCATACTTGAGGACTCGGGGTATCTGCCAAGAGCTGTCACTCTTCTCGATGGCGTCATGCATAAGATCGGACTTCACGGGCGAGCAATTATCCCTATGATCGTAGGCGTCGGGTGCAATGTGCCTGCGATACTTGCCACAAGGGTGTTAGAATCAAGACGTGAAAGGTTGATTCTCGCAACTCTTACGATTATGTGTATCCCTTGCTCCGCACAGTTGGCAATAATTTTCGGCGTTGTAGGACATTTCGGAGGACTTATTTACGCTGTGATGATATTCGTTATTTTATTCTCCATCCTGCTCTTACTCGGACGATTGCTTCACGTTTTCCTCAGATTTGAGCCATCAACAATTGCGATCGAGATACCTGACCTTACGATTCCCAGTCCTCGAAATGTACTATATAAAACATACATTCGTGTAAAAGACTTTTTTATCGTCGCATTTCCCATTTTGTTTGTCGGAAGCTTGATTTTGGAATTGTTGATAGAATTCGGTATTCTCAACAAGCTTGTCGAACCTCTCTCAATTTTCACCGTCGGACTTCTGGGATTACCCGCAATAACAATCATCGCATTGATTTTCGGCGTACTGCGAAAAGAAATGGCCTTTCAACTCTTGGTCGTGCTATTTGGAACAACGAACCTCGCAACGGTTTTTTCTCCAGCTCAACTCTTCGTATTTGGGCTTGTGATGGCAACATATATGCCCTGTTTATCTGCGCTCGCCGTGCTACTGAGGGAATTTGGCGCGAAAGATGCAATCACCATAACCATCAGCTCGCTTACACTTTCATTAACACTTGGAACTATTGCAAATCTCATTTTCAACCTAGTCTGATGACATTCTTGCATTAGGTATGTGTAAAAACGGCCTTAATAAAAGGAGTGACTGCTTCGATTCTCACAAACGCGAAACGCTCAAATTGAATCACATTCCCGACTTCACTGGACGGAATTGGTTCTGAAAGACCTTCCTTCTTTGATCCATCTGGCATTTCAACGACTGTCTTGATACCATATTCTGGAACCCAGTGGACAATTCTGATTCCTTCCCTCAACACTGAAAGGTCATTGCCAACATAGATTGCAATATTTCCTTCGACCTCAATATTGCACAAATCTTTGAGCCGGAGTCTTCCTCTCGACCCAATAGACTCGAGATCATTTCTATTCAGGTATACCCTGATGGGGCTGCCCTTCAGTTTTAGTCGTCTCATGCCTCGTTCTGGGTAATTTGGATGAAGTGGAGCATGCGACTCCAGCTCTTCAGCGCCTTCGATGCTGATAAGCACGGGATCCCAAACGAAAAAATACCTATTTGCCAGATGGTCAATTCGTTGCTTGTTGAACGCATACAGTGTATCCCAAGAAAACTGGATATCCACGTCCTTGATTCCGCAATCGAGCCAGTAATCTCGAATCGCTTCGGGAGTAATGCCTCGCCTCTTCAACGCCTTTACCGTACCTAGCCGCACATCGTCCCATCCTGAATACTCACCAGCCTTAATCCCCCGTGCGACAATCGATGTCTTGAGTATTGATTCTGGAACTGACACAAGACCATAGTGGTGATACCATGGAATTTTCCATCCAAAATACCTGAAAATGTACTCTTGCCGCTGCGTGTTATTCAAATGGTCTTTCCCCCGGAGGACATGTGTCATACCTAGAAAATGATCGTCAATCGCCACACTAAAATTCATCATTGGATAGACTCTGTACCGGTCACCAGTACGTGGATGAGGGACTGAATCGACAATGCGCAGGCCAACGAAATCCCTAATCGCAGGATTTGGATGGTTAAGGTCCGTTTTCACGACGAGAACAGCGGCTTCCTCGGGATAATGACCAGAAAGCATACGATCGAACTCTTCGTGTTGGACCTCTTTCGGAAGTTCCCGATGGGGGCACGCCTTACCATATTCCTTCAATTTTCTCCATTCCTCCACCGGGCATGTGCAGACATAGGCCTTCCCCATATCGATGAGTTTTCTCGCGATATCATAATAAAGTTCCATACGGGAACTTTGTATCACGGTCTGGTGGACCTTTACGCCAAGCCATTCGAGATCTTCTGGGATCGTATCATATGCCTCAGGATCGATTTTTTCGGGATTTGTGTCTTCAATTCTGTTTATAAATGTCCCTTCGTAACGTTTCACATACTCATCGTTAAGAATTGCAACCCTCGTATGGCCTATATGCAGAGGACCAGATGGGCCGGGCGCAAACCGCATGACGACCTTTCCTTTTTCCGCTCCCGGCAATTCTGGGAGAGGATGCTCTTTTTCGATTTTCGCTTTTTTCTTTAAAAGGGAGGAATCAATCAACTCAAGCTCTTTTCGCTGTGCCTCGATCGACATTTGGTTGATCTTTTGAACCTGTTCTGCTACGATAGCTGAGATCTCTTTTGCTCTGGGCCTGAGATCCGGTTGCTCCGCAAGAACTTTCCCCATCACCGCCTTAACATCGGCCTTTCCGCCATACATAATCGCGTTCTGCAGCGTGTATTTCCGGACGAGTTCGCTGATTCGATCGAGATCCATGAGGCCTGGCATGGACAGACGGTGTATTTTATTTTTCGTATTCTAACAATATCCCGAGTTTTTGCAGAAATTTCAGATTGAATATAGAAATAGGAAGCTGTCCACCAAAAGAGCGCTGGTCATGCTGAAACGATCGGATGAGTATTATATCGGCCCAGATTAATTACAGGTTCATGTCCCTACGAAGCATCCTATCTAGTCTTGAGAATATTGTTTCCGTCGATAACGAGGTACCGCTTGAATATGAAATCACTAGGTGGTTGTTGAAATATCCAGACGTGCCCATTAGATTCAAGAATGTTAATGGATTCGAGGCAATCGGCAATTTATGGACCACGAGAAAAAGAATAGCGAGGCACTTCAATATCAACGAGGAAGAAATCGCAATCAAACTATTGGAAGCGATCAATAATCCGTGCCCGCCGGTGGAGATTAAAGACCCTCCATTTAGACAAAAAATCATCGAAGACGTGGATCTACGAGTCCTTCCAATTCCGAAATGGTATCCAGGGGACGGCGGGAGATACATTACATCAGCAATCGCCGCTTCGGAGTATAATGGCAAAAGGAATCTTTCATTCCATCGTTTGATGCTCCTAGACCGTAGACGATTAGCGATACGACTCGTTCCAAGACACCTTTTCACAATGTATGAGTCGAGTTTGAAAGGTGGAAGAGAATTGCCCGTTGCATTCTGCATAGGCGTCTGCCCTTCTATACTCCTCGCTGCTGCGACCTCGCTAGAATACGCTCAGGACGAAATGACGATCGCTAGCTCCCTGAGGAAAATATGTCTTGGTCAACCAGTCGAAGTCGCAAAGACCGATAGTGGAATCGTTGTGCCCGCGTATTCGGAAATCATTCTGGAAGGGAGAATCACTGCGGAGACTGTTGAAGAAGGACCTTTTGTCGACATCACTGGGACTTATGACAGGAAGAGAACTCAGCCAGTGGTTGAGATTGATAAAATTTACATGTCAGAAAACCCGATCTTTCATCTCATTCTTCCAGGCGGTCTTGAGCACTACTTGCTCATGGGTCTTCCGAGAGAACCATTGATCCACAGAGCTGTCAGCCAAGTGGTACCCCGCGTTCATGCAGTTAGGCTCACAGAAGGCGGTTGCTGCTGGCTACACGGAGTCGTTT encodes the following:
- a CDS encoding dihydroorotate dehydrogenase, with the translated sequence MISLQTKLSNLVLSNPTILASGILGETAGCINAVAKSGVGAIVTKSIGSVPKEGYPNPTVVELEFGYINAMGLPNPGIDEFEKEIIDSISCGVPIIGSIFASDETEFTYLGKRMEKIGVAALELNLSCPHAKGYGMEIGIDPEIVRKIVSKIKDEIRIPVFAKLTPNTHRLIDVAKAVEEAGGDGVVAINTVKAMSISIDLKRPVLANRYGGLSGPAIRPIGIRCVYELYEALNIPIIGVGGIVTWKDAVEYLMAGATALQIGSAVQKKGLRVFKDINNGLRKFLEREGYSAVNEIVGVAHELP
- a CDS encoding dihydroorotate dehydrogenase electron transfer subunit → MSFPEAVTIKEVVTEADGVKTLRFSLKRKCLPGQFLMIWIPGIDEIPMSLSYIDNLKGITVREVGEATRALCSLRPGDLLGVRGPYGRGFSLSKGRVLCVGGGNGIAPLMPAAEALRRDSVDFAIGAKTETELVFVERAKKCSNYVAISTDDGTKGLRGTVVELAAKMLNKEKYDMMLACGPEPMLSQLFDLCKKHDIDCQFSLERFMKCGIGICGSCAIDGKRVCKEGPVFSRRELESLIEFGKFRRDASGMRITF
- a CDS encoding homocitrate synthase family protein, encoding MPSQTEFIALSPYNVKQRFNNIIVYDSTLRDGEQMPGVAFNAEQKITIARLLDDARVPQIEAGFPAVSESEQQIIKEITSLGLRAKILALSRVLKSDIDAAVDAGVDLVLLFIATSDLHLKYKLKMNKEQVLSRVVDALDYCRERGVPASVSSEDSMRTDLDFLIKFMKTAEEAGASRLGITDTVGCASPEAVSFVVSSVASNVKKPISIHLHNDFGLALANAIAAVKAGASAVTTTVNGIGERSGNVPLEQFVSVMKFIYGCDLGIDCTRLKELSDTVARFSKCQLSPHHPLVGENAFAHESGIHVAAILNCPMTYECIPPEAVGNRRRLLMGKHTGMTFVKKRLEEMNINATNEQIQRILQLVKMIGEQKGRVTDAEFAQLVEKVLNEVKM
- the cysK gene encoding cysteine synthase A — encoded protein: MIYDNILGTIGRTPIVKLQNLIGEDSAEIYCKLESFNPMSSVKDRIALAMIEDAEKSGRLKKGMTVVEPTSGNTGIGLAMVCAVKGYRLILTMPESMSIERRKLLKAFGAELILTPAEEGMNGAVIRAKEILKENDNCFMPQQFENPSNPEVHMKTTAREILNDVPDLDAFVAGVGTGGTITGVGKVLKSTKPNVKIVAVEPFRSAVLSGSKPGPHQIQGIGAGFIPKVLDLSVIDRIITVKDEEAKSMVRELVRKEGIFAGISSGAALHAALKIGRELGPRKKVVVILPDTGERYLSTDMFSE
- the cysE gene encoding serine O-acetyltransferase: MSWKDDVYTVLERDPAPKSFKEALLFSPGLHAILLHRISHRLYLKGQYLLARAINYFARILTGADIHPGAKIGKGFFIDHATGVVIGETAEIGDNVCIFQGVTLGGVSTEKGKRHPTIGNNVVIGANATILGNIKIGDNVKIGAGSVVVKDVPPNSTVVGVPGKVVKKDGMTKIDLRHDLLPDPVVDAFMNISNSIAELEHRVAELERLVRKEK
- the cysS gene encoding cysteine--tRNA ligase, whose product is MALKVFNTLTKRKEEFVPIEDNKVKMYVCGVTVYDDLHMGHARHIIVFDMIVRYLRYRGYQVTHVTNFTDVDDKIINRAKELGIQPLQLSNMYIERYFKEIEMLGVKKADFYPRASEFIPQIIDMIQRIENAGYAYRTDDGSVYFSMDRIKEYGILSGAKPEELLAGARITIDEMKRNPADFALWKGAKPGEISWPSPWGHGRPGWHIECSAMCLNLLGEMIDIHGGGNDLIFPHHENEILQSKVVTGKIPAKYWLHNGMLQVQEEKMSKSLKNFFTVKQVLENHTKEEIRFFILNTHYRGPLSYSDSALKEAAASLKRLHNAYAELKSVVGTLKGDNDARELISSAKENFIRQMDDDFNTRGAIAVLFDFIREVNKLLSDGSLSNEGASNAISFLEEVDEVLGILPRIPVAKESTDDLIQILIDVRQELRKRKIFDLADMIRERLTEKGIKLEDTGEGVKWKRV